A portion of the Thunnus albacares chromosome 5, fThuAlb1.1, whole genome shotgun sequence genome contains these proteins:
- the mkrn4 gene encoding makorin, ring finger protein, 4, which translates to MEGDWRHGQNTRRRMGSEMERFSAARSGGVCRRFINGSCRLGPRCNYRHEWPVISSSQICRYYQKGGCWYGDRCRYLHILQPEGDAAVAGRRASMPSVSSSRVATAPPGRRGSVPGLMQVDVTSRRERSMQHSHSVVNVSNPQHNTGRLAADIAEDHSRDTDSHLAASWESVQSSGAAHAGACDGRNDQENSSKETEDVGAAAASTSQGKVEEMEAFLQSKNVTCGICMDKVYEKADPRNQIFGILPNCNHSFCLHCIRTWRKTKDLGLDAIKSCPQCRVRSAFYVPNKYWVEGQAKESLIAAFKEKFSKKSCSYYTRYGCCPFKTECLYRHDKTARYRSFPYVPEDEDDDDGVDLLNFFIAMTLLSSGDDDDNDDDFDFPFYLTEEYDF; encoded by the exons ACGGTTCATAAATGGCTCTTGCAGATTGGGACCAAGGTGTAATTATCGACATGAATGGCCAGTTATATCGTCATCCCAAATATGTAGATACTATCAGAAAGGCGGATGCTGGTATGGTGATCGCTGCAG GTATCTCCATATCCTTCAGCCTGAAGGTGATGCAGCTGTTGCTGGCAGAAGAGCTTCAATGCCTTCAGTTTCCTCTTCCAGGGTGGCCACTGCTCCACCAGGCAGAAGAGGGTCAGTGCCTGGTCTCATGCAGGTTGATGTGACATCCAGGCGAGAGCGCAGCATGCAACACAGTCACTCTGTGGTTAATGTCTCAAATCCTCAGCACAACACCGGGCGCCTGGCAGCAGATATTGCGGAGGACCATTCACGAG acaCTGACTCTCATCTAGCTGCTTCTTGGGAGTCGGTCCAGAGCTCAGGAGCAGCTCATGCAGGTGCATGTGATGGAAGAAATGATCAG GAGAACTCTTCCAAAGAGACGGAGGATGTTGGTGCTGCTGCAGCCTCTACCTCTCAGGGGAAAGTGGAGGAAATGGAGGCCTTCCTCCAGAGTAAAAATGTGACCTGTGGCATATGCATGGACAAGGTGTATGAAAAGGCAGACCCAAGAAATCAAATTTTTGGAATCTTGCCGAACTGCAATCACTCCTTCTGTTTACACTGCATCAGGACCTGGAGGAAAACAAAAGACCTCGGGCTGGATGCCATAAA GAGCTGCCCACAGTGCCGAGTCAGGTCTGCCTTTTATGTGCCTAACAAGTATTGGGTCGAAGGACAAGCAAAAGAAAGCCTAATTGCTGCCTTCAAAGAGAAATTCAG TAAGAAAAGCTGCAGTTACTATACACGATACGGATGCTGTCCCTTCAAAACAGAGTGCCTTTACCGGCATGATAAAACCGCACGTTACAGGTCATTTCCT TATGTTCCAGAAGATGAAGATGACGACGATGGTGTAGATCTGCTCAATTTTTTCATAGCCATGACCCTTCTCAGCAGTGGGGACGATGACGACAACGATGATGACTTTGACTTTCCTTTTTACCTCACTGAGGAGTACGATTTCTAA